The Apostichopus japonicus isolate 1M-3 chromosome 14, ASM3797524v1, whole genome shotgun sequence region ATGTGAAGCAATGTACCAGCCAACACCTGATATAAGTTACATGGTCAGTGCAACTTAAGAACAGTGGATTTGACATCTTccaaaaaaagtgtgaaaacacGTGTTCATTtggtgtccctccgttaccatgatgtttatcatgccatatttTCCCTACAGTAACAGCCACAAGAATTAAGTTTATGGGTATGAAGCAAGTAACTACCTGTCTAGATAACCACACAAGAAATTGCAACATACTCCCTCAAACTAATgcaaagagagacaaaatgtgTAAGGAAAACAGTCaaatgtccctccgttaccgcTTGACCCTGCccatatataattgaaatcataatgagttggaaaatccagaacagtgagaaaacttccagcctccacccgGATTTTAACCctggcctcccgctttatatgcagacTCCCTAACCACTAGGATATGGACGCTAATTGTAggtccagaggttcaaaacctCCCAGGATTGCCATATTTGTGAATTTTTGGCAGAAAATAGaagcgaccaggttttgggtGTAAAACAGCCCAACTGTCGGTCGATGGAGCAGACAGGCCAAAACCTGTCTTGGACGACTCATTTCACTTACAGTGTGATTTCTTGAGAATCCAGGAGTCtgtagtgttgagggttgcagagtagtctgttggcttccCTCTCTGtagaattatatatattatttatatattatgtatacttcataaaaatatatatacataatatgaattaattaacTTCTCATGACAGGGACTCGCTGgcaaacaagaaaattaaaagaaatactCTGCTATTTATGAATATGATATTCTGTTTGCATACAGAGCACTTGACACTGGAAGCCACACTGTGAGCATGAAATTGTTAACATTGCAGTTTTGTTTCCAGTGTGAGTGCttcacacacgcacacaagtATAATGTTTCTACTGCAGAAAGGGAAATATTGCATTATATGGGAAATGGAATGAAGTTCAACAAGCTCATTGTCCCTCTGGTATGTTGCAATATCCTAACACAATATATTCCCATTTtggcctttgaagaagatcctgctaggatcgaaacatcaggccaacttacttttacacacaataCTGTATATTACCAATAGTATTCTGTAACACAtttcatgtgtttgtttgtttttctctgtATTTTTCCTTTCCATCATAGAGACAAATTCATTGTTTCCTTGATAGGTATCATAACATGTCAATGATGCTCATAAACtacatgaaacatattttcaccaAGTTACCCCTTGCTGCGGCATTAAtaaaattttgtaaaccttGCCAAAAATATTTGCCTGCCAGTCCTTTTGTCCAAACACTGTGACATGTGATTGATTAGGATTTATAGTTTTCCACAATTCTAAGTCAAAATTTCAATCTCAGTTTCTTCTTCCAGCTGTGAGTGTTAGAAGGTTACATATTCTTTTGAGAATGTACCTGTTTTTTACTTCAGATTGTGTCTTGATGTCATTGATGGTAAACCGGTAGGGAAAGCTTTAAAACAAACATGACTATTTTAGTTTAAACTGTCTCTATATTCTTTTGGTAATTTTACTTTCATAGAGGATGCAACTGAAGAACTGAAAAAGAGGGAGAAACTGTTGGAAGaaactaataaaaaatatcaaggTAAGCTTAAATGAACTAACATGCCATGGTGCATTTGCATTGTGAGGAACTTAAGAAGATAATcaggtgatattttgtgaaggtaacttcatgaatattcaaccaTCCAAGCTAACAGAACTTAAGGATCATGTAAACCTgtagtgaatttttttttccgaGAGTTGTTCATGTCCTGAGATGAAGTGGTTCCGTCAGTTGAGTAGTATATTCCCATTACTGTCTGGAGGTGCCAGGTGGTGATTGCAGTTTCTTGACCCTCATATTCTTTCACATGATATGCAGGTTTAATTTTAACCTGCCTTGTCACACAACCTGTCTCTGTGCatgtaatgttaataataaatatttgaataaaaagtTGAATACAAAAACtcaaaaatgtaataaaaaatatacaaaaagtaTGAAgtgtattaataataaatatattctgttTCGATCGTGGATGTTTATCATGTATTCATTTGACATAACTTGAGATTCAGTTCCCCCCACAATAAGGATAAAGAAAGGTTTGAATCGATAACAAACTCATTGTTTCCAAAATGCTGTTATTCTTTTGCTCGCACTGGCAGATATTGGAGAGAAATTGAAGAGCCAAGTGAAGGATCTACAAATGGAACTTCAAGCTTCGCACCGCAAAAATGAGGTGAGTTCTGACTCGCGAAAATTAGGACTGCTTTAATTCTCTCATTAGCATTCACATATGGGATATGATTTTCATATGGTTCTTTTGAGATACAGTAAGGTTGTACATATCATGTTGCTCAGGAGGAGGATGTTACAGATTGTGTCGTTGCATTGTAACATGAGTATGCCAAATCTGACCACCGTCATTATTGGATGATCACAACTCAGAAAAGCAACAGTAATTACCAGATGGATATATATGCTATTTCTGGTCATGTCGAATTTAGAAATGTTGGATTGAAATATGTCATGCCTACTGATACTGAgagtatgttttttttgtcttgACAGACAAAATGAGGATGCACAAGTTTGGGTGgaaggtggggaaggggtgggaaacagaaaaaaatgagGATGCACATGTTTGTgaggaaggtgggggggggcatcGGAAGGACAGACAAAATGAGGATGCACATGTTATGGTGGAAGGTGAGGAGGGGGTGATGGGACAGACAAAATGAGGATGCACATGTTTGGGAGGAAggtggggagagggtgggggacaGACAAAATGAGGATGCACATGTTTGGGTGGAAGGtatggagggggtgggtggaCAGACAAATGAGGATGCACATTTTTGTGGGGGACAGACAATATGAGGATGCCCATGTTTGGGAGGAAGGTGGGAAGGGTGTGGGGGGACAAAACAATTAGGATGCACACGTTTTTGAGGAAAGGTGGGGGACAGACAAAATCAGGATGCAAATGTTTTGGTAGGAAGGTGGGGGGGCaaggtgtgtgtatgtgttagCAGCCAATGATGTGCAATTAATAAATCAGTCATGGAATTCATTGGTTAGCTGCTCATGGAGAGCTGagcacaataataataataatgtgttATTTCTTGAAGGCAAGTCAAACCTCTTTTCTCTGTTTGGAAAGTCTCTTGACTCAAAAACTGTAGATATGGAAAAGAAACTGGCAGCTTTGGAGTTTGAtgtagaagaaaagaaaaagaagctaACTTTACTGGAAGGAGAAAGGTAAAGACTGGTTATGTGTCCAACATTCATTGTCTGAATGGTAATATTAATTCTGGCTCAGCTCAGGGCTAGCATGTGTTTTCATTGATTGTgtgctatatgtatgttcttaTCGCTTGTAATAAATGTCTGTTGTCAGTGAAGGATTTAGCAGCTTACAAGCTGATGTCTAAAAGAATTTGGTATCAAGTCTTTTAAAACCTTCCTGCACACAGCAAGGGTCATTCAGGGTTGCCAGTTTTTCTGTGACCAAACCGGCCAAACTAGCAACCAAAGTGGGTGCAGGAAAATAAAGCGCCAAAACAAATTTGCTGTTATATGATGACAATTCAATTGACCCAGTATATTGGTTGGAATTGTGTGGTTTTGCAATTTGTGCAATTGTGATATCTTTGCTGACCCATTATGGGGTATGTGTATTAACTGACTTGTAGGCTATATGCAACCTTGCGTAAACAATATGAAATCGTTCATTGTTCTTTCTGAATAAGTAGGCTACAGAAAACGCCCGGAGCATTCATTTGCATCTGGCAAATTTGGCGTTTAAATGCCAAACTGGCAACCCTGGTGTCATTATGAATGTTCTATGTCTGGATTGCAGAAACATTTGTAATGTCATTTCATTTATGCAAAATGAATGTCAAAGGTTCATAAAAGGGTTTCACAAAGTCTAAGATCATTATAAATAGACTGCTTAACAAACGTAGTCGTGAAGACCCCATTGTCTAAAGAACTGACCACTGCACACCAACCGTAGGACAGTCTTAAGGGTAGCCTTATGCACACCCACACTGCCAAGCTGTCAACATGTCTTCACATAACACCCACACTGCCAAGCTGTCAACATGTCTTCACATAACACTCACACTGCCAAGCTGTCAACATGTCTTCACATAACACTCACACTGCCAAGCTGTCAACAGTTATTCACAGTCGATGTTGAGAGTCAGGCAGTATGTGGCAGGTTTTAGAAATCTAAGCTGCTGTGTCACATTTTTTCTGACTGTACTGTAGAATAATTGGATTCAGTCAGCTCTCTTGTCCCTTATTTCAGAGAGGAATTCCTGCTGTCTCTCGATGCATCTGATGATCTCCTCGGGAAGGAGGCCACCGTGGTGGAATACCTGAGACGGCAAGTAAAGAATCTCACAGACGAAATAGCTGCATCAAAGACACTGCTGAAGAATGCCCAACTAGAACTCCAGGAACTGGAAGGAAGAATTGAAGAGTAGGGATTTCATCTTAAACTTTTTTATTCTGGGATTTCTTCCTTGTATATGTAGCACATAAAGGATTCGAGTGCACAGTCCATGATTGACAGTCACGCCTCTGATGCTTAGGGACTGGAAATGTTCGGAATGGACTAAGTACCAAATCTTCATAAAGTATTCCATGGTGTATACCCAAAATGATCAAACTTATTTCCCCGCATTTTGTCATTGCTTCTAAGGTATGATCACATTTCCAGTTATGCGCTAACGTATCCTGGTTGCATAATCAcagatttttttatatatatatatatgtttaaaccaatattttgttttatttatatatcttttggAAAGAGAGAGGGAAGGAAAGTATATTTTTGTTACCAGCTAGAGAATAGGGTCATTTAAAGCTGTGTTTAAACTGTTAAGTTTTTGATAGTTGCTTTTACAGCAATATTACCAAACCTAAGAATTGTTCCAGTTGCATGCAGGGAGTCAGTTAGCATGATGATATGCATGATGGTATAATTTCTACACAAATTCAAATGATGCACCAGGAGCTTCCTGTGTGTGTTCAACACCTTATACTCAACCAAAAATTCATAAATCCTCAAAATTGATACTTAAAACTGGATTTACTTTTGCAACTATGACCCAAAGATTATTAACTTGTGAATAATGAGATGTTCATAGTTCTTACAATTGAAgtcgattttttttggggggggggttgattgaaATTAGGAGCCTGTTTTTGTTTGGTACTGCCAATGTTGCCTCTCACTTGAAGAAGAATGAAGTACTGAAAATTTCTGAAAGTTACACTTTGAGTTGATTTCTACCATGGAGTCAATCTAACCAAACTGTGTCACATTTCACTCATAACTGGGCGCTACTCACTATGGCTTTGGGGTAATATTTTATGGCTGCTGCAACGattgttttactttaaattagCCCCAGGTTAAAGAAGTAAACACAAGACAACTGGGCCTTTCTTCCTCCAGCAGGTGCAGTATTCTTTCTGCTTTTGACACCTGAATCTTTCAGTCTTCCCCCCTTTTCATTTTGCAACCAGAATGCCATCATTGTTACATAAATTGACATCTATCATCAATCACCTCAAAAATTTTACAGTGTAGTCTTAGTGTTTCCACCAGAGTGAGTACTTTTATTTGAAAGAATTTAAACAATTCTGGCctacattatttttttatttttctctttttgtccAGGAATGAAGTGACGTCCACAAACACTTTAAGGATTCTCACCTCTAAATATGAAGATTTAGAAGCTTCTCAACGAGAATCAGATCAGAAACGCTCCTCCCAGATTTGTAGCTTGGAAGGGCAGGTTTCAGCCTACCAAAGTGaagtgaaacaaataaatgaagaatGCTGTCACCTAACAGCCCAGAACAGAGACTTGATTGACTCTGTTAATAAAAGAGAGGTGAGTTGTCAGGACACCCAAAAAAGGCTTCATTTGATGTACTAATTTGTGTGGTGGAACATCCTATATGGTTTTCATTGTTGTCAATATATAACAGCCTATTGATGCAGCATTCGCGACCCGATTATCAGCTCTAATCCCTTGATTGGTACACTTTGAGGATACTGGCTGATAATCAAGTAATGCTCAATTTTGCCCCAGTATGAAATCAACATCTACATCACATGCCATCATCACCCATGGCCCTATTCCTATAATGCTTTGCAAAATGTATATCAATCATAAACAAGATTTTGCTAGTGACAAACAATGTGATGATGCAATAATAAAGTGGAAAATAATCCACACTGCTAATTGAAAAGTCCATTTCAATATCTTGCCCCTAACTCAATTTGATGTCATCTGGGCGGGTGCTTTACAACAGCTTTAATTTTAATAGGCTATTGTAATCTTCTAGTAGTTGTATCCTCGATATGAGATACATTAAGAATGTTTGCTTTAGCTctgaaaaattcataaatttgcaATACAAAACGGTATGAGGGTGTTTGGTTTTGGTTTGCCTAAAAGATGCAGAAACTTTTCAGCAAATTTTACTTGGTAATCAACTTGAGCCGCCAAAATATCTGAACATACATGCTTCATTGCCTCTTTATATGTCACTTGTTGCATTATAGTGGTGCTATACAAAGAAGGACATCTCTGTATAGCCACAATAATGCAAAAGTGTTTATTTATGTGTCACTTGATGTATTAATGCCATTGCTTCATAGTCAAACAGATGTGGCTTGATTTTTAAACTTACAGGACAAAATCACATCTCTTGAAGCAATGAACCAACAAGAAAAGATTCGGAGGCaaggaacagaagaaaaattgGAAAGCACTAATCGAGAGGTAAGAAATGAAAACTgaggaagcaggacacttcgcccaacaaccatttcgcccaactgccatttcgcccaaccttaccatttcgcccaaccagcctggtcatttcgcccaaccagcctggtcatttcgcccaaccagtctggtcatttcgcccaaccagcctggtcatttcgcccaaccagtctggtcatttcgcccaaccttgattaaatatgatatttcaaaatgaaacgttcgggaattgttaacgttacaggatacgaaccgaatattaaggaaacttgaggattgatcagtgtgttaggggttaggtttgatagtaaacgttcgaatattaaggaatatttaggaaacttgaagtctttactttgtataactttagtaaggaaacgttcgagaattttaacgttacaggatacgaaccgaatattaaggaatcttaaggatggatcagtgttttaggggttaggtttgataggtttgatatagtaaacgttcgggaattgttaacgttactggatacgaaccgagtattaaggaaacttgaagtcgtggttaaattgattacatatgtgattacatatgtggttacattgataaagtggttacattgattaaatatagtaattcaatattacggacgggttttataaaaaaaaaaatcaatttaataaggaaactttcgggaattgttagtcagtaggatggatcagtgatTTAgaggttaggtttgataggtttttatgaagaccgattcccctgtgtttgtataataatataacttccattgtatgcataaaggcctaaagtagtgtaatcctcccatattatacccgaaataactgctcagactccgatcgatatcgagcagacctcacttttttatttacctattacgaagttacctaacccaaaataaatcaaattgaactagtggaatagaaaaagtaatattattctgactgaatattagtaaaaataaggttgggcgaaatgaccaacacggttgggcgaaatgaccatgctggttgggcgaaatgactatgatggttgggcgaaatgaccatgctggttgggcgaaatgaccaggctggttgggcgaaatgaccaggctggttgggcgaaatggcagttgggcgaaatggttgtggggcgaagtgactagaaagcaaAACTGAGAGCAGGAATATTGGTTTGACAGAGCTTCAAGAAAAAATATTAGCAGATAAAAGAttaaatacagtacagtgtcaAACAGGAGCACAAACTGTTCTTAAGACAGTGTCAAACAGGAGCACAAACTGTTCTTAAGACAGTGTCAAACAGGAGCACAAACTGTTTTTAAGACAGTGTCAAACAGGAACACATTGTGTTCTTAAGACAGTGTCCAACAGGAACACATTCTGTTCTTAAAACATTGTCCAGCAGGAACATTTTCTGTTCTTAAGACAGTGTCAAACAGGACCCTGTCCTGTTCTTAAGACAGTGTCAAACAGGAACACATTGTGTTCTTAAGACAGTGTCCAACAGGAACACATTCTGTTCTTAAAACATTGTCCAGCAGGAACATTTTCTGTTCTTAAGACAGTGTCAAACAGGACCCTGTCCTGTTCTTAAGACAGTGTCAAACAGGAACACATTGTGTTCTTAAGACAGTGTCCAACAGGAGCACGTTCTTTTCTTAAGACAGTGTCAAACAGGACCCTGTTTGCTCTTAAGACAGTGTCAAACAGGACCCTGTCCTGTTCTTAAGACAGTGTCCAACAGGAACACATTCTGTTCTTAAAACATTGTCCAGCAGGAACATTTTCTGTTCTTAAGACAGTGTCAAACAGGACCCTGTCCTGTTCTTAAGACAGTGTCAAACAGGAACACATTGTGTTCTTAAGACAGTGTCCAACAGGAGCACGTTCTTTTCTTAAGACAGTGTCAAACAGGACCCTGTTTTGTTCTTAAGACAGTGTCAAACAGGACCCTGTCCTGTTCTTAAGACAGTGTCAAACAGGAACACATTGTGTTCTTAAGACAGTGTCCAACAGGAACACATTCTGTTCTTAAAACATTGTCCAGCAGGAACATTTTCTGTTCTTAAGACAGTGTCAAACAGACCCTGTTCTGTTCTTAAGACAGTGTCAAACAGGATCACATTGTGTTCTTAAGACAGTGTCCAACAGGAGCACGTTCTTTTCTTAAGACAGTGTCAAACAGGACCCTGTTTGTTCTTAAGACAGTGTCAAACAGGACCCTGTCCTGTTCTTAAGACAGTGTCAAACAGGAACACATTGTGTTCTTAAGACAGTGTCCAACAGGAACACATTCTGTTCTTAAAACATTGTCCAGCAGGAACATTTTCTGTTCTTAAGACAGTGTCAAACAGGACCCTGTCCTGTTCTTAAGACAGTGTCAAAACAGGAACACATTGTGTTCTTAAGAGAGTGTCCAACAGGAGCACGTTCTTTTCTTAAGACAGTGTCAAACAGGACCCTGTTTTGTTCTTAAGACAGTGTCAAACAGGACCCTGTTCTGCAGACAGTGTCAAACAGGACCCTGTTCTGAAGACAGTGTCAAACAGGAACACATACTGTTCTTAAGACAGTGTCCAACAGGAACACATTTGGTTCATGAAGTGAAAGAAAAGTACAGGAGGTTCAAGATATTATTTGAATGTTAATTTTGGTTGGCCTACCACACATTGAAAAAGGGGTTTCTATCAGATGGTCTTCTAATTCTCAGAGTTCTTAAAGGCAGTCTCTCTCATCAGAGAAGTGATTAGGAATGTGAAGAAAATCCTGTTGGTTGTTGCTTTTAATGTTAGTATGAAATGCTTATATCATCATTAACATTAATGTGACAATTACAGGGAAAAATTtagtgtagcagttttgaaatctCTGAATTTGCCTCTATActaaatactatggttcctggaCAGTAAaacactgctatacatctttgtatttgtatagcagtttgcacagcattttgtgatgcggtaccggataaattattctctgaaTTACTTTTATGTTGCCTAGAATAGTACTGCAGAGATGATTTGTCCCAACGATGTGATGTCTCTGTTATTTTCTGGATCGCTATCTTGTTTTAGTTTGATTTTGATCTGTTGTGATATAACTTTATAgatcttttgttttttgtgcaAGACAGGTTGGCAGATTTGgttttattgtttaatatttctaaCAAAAAGGTTACGGTAGTAAAATGAACGACaccagtattttttttttttgggtggggagCGGGTTTACATACAGTAGATCTGACATAGAAGCGGTGGCCTGGTTATTGGAAGTACTTCTtttgaaaccctcagaatgctcAGGCCTTTAAGTGTGATTCATTAAAGCTGCATTCTGTATTCCATTATAAAGgaccccaaaaaatgttaaTCTTAACCGTCTCTTTGGGAGGACtaatttatgtacagtatatactatgtAGTGACCAATTACACAATCATGTGGGGAGCTACTTCACAACCCAAATTTGAAATTACACATCAAAAGTGCAATAAAAACTTTGAGACCATGTTCTGCTTTTTCCTGTATATAAGCTTTCTTTTTCAACATATCACTCAAATTGGAATAGCTTCTGGATCCCCTAAATGCTCAGTGTACAGCCCAGGTCAAAAATGGGAGAAGAAATTTACTATCTATGGAATTGTGTGTGGCACTACCCCTGCCCCTGGAAGAAAGAAATTGGATCAAGTTTGGCTGTGGTCATAATTCAGTGCGGCATTCAGGACTTGATGCGAACGTAACAGAAACCGAGCCTGAGTTACTGGTTTTCATCACAGtcaacaattattattattaaggacTTTCTATTTTGATTTCTGCAGCTTGAAAATCTTACTGTGGAGTTGAAAGTGCTTGAAGATCAATTAGAGCTTGAAGACAAGGTGAAATCAGACCTAGAGGACAACGCAGAGACGTTGAAATCAACTCTGGCAGCTAAACAAGCCAAGATTGAGGAAGTAGAGAAAGAAAGAGGAGAATTTCAAAAGATGTTTGAAgagcaagaagaagaaaagagcAGTCTAGAGAAAGAAATTAGCAGATTGGAGGATGAACTTGATGAGTAAGTATGACAGCAGAttagtggggggaggggggtggatggATGAAGGGATTTGGTCTTAGGAGAAGGACTGCTTAAGAGGAGATGTGATGGACTAGGATGATAAAATGGATGAAGGGATTCGGTCTTTGGAGAAGGACTGCTAACGAGAAGATGTGATGGATGATTTTATTCTGTCAAACATTTTGAACCTCACATGTCTTTTATGTGGCTAATTAAAAATGTGTTTGTAATAAGACATTATAATACCAACACACTTCCAACCATATTTTCACATGTTTGACTAAGGAAAAGGCCCAGGGgccttcttcttttcatctcAGCTTTGATGCAACCAGGGTGATAATTAGTCTGGTCAACCAACAACATCAGAGCAAGGCATGTTAATTAAGCTGGGCATTGCCTCAATTGTACTAGATGAAAGTGATGTACACTTTATATTCATGAGTGAAGTTGATGTTGTCTATGGAATAGGCTACTAACACTGTGGAGATGAGCAATAGTTGAcatgtaataataatacacatatTAGCATTTGTTATTATTCTTGTTATAatgattatttttgttattgtcTTGATTTGGTATTAAGCTAACAGTTCtgtaactgttttcattttggaaaaaaagggCCCTCAGACATGCAGCCGAGACTGGAACAGAACTACTGAATTTGAAAGAAGGCATTACCAGACTGGAAGAACTGAACAGAGGACTGGAGATGCAGGTTGAAGAATTTTCACTGTGAGTTCATTTTCTTGAGGgaaagaagatttttttttatgcacaAAGTGATCAATTTCTATTGAAATATCTTCCCTGTTGCCTTCTGGGTTTGTACAGAATGAAACCATGCTGCATGACATGTAAGTTAGTGGTTTTCTACAGGTTTCGCTCAGGCAAACACGTTTGTACACTATACTATTTCAGTTTTTCAAATCTGGTTTTGGTACAACTAACCAGTCATAATGCTACATTCTACAAAGTAAAACTTTAAATGCTATGAAGTTAAATGCTCACCGATTGTTTTCCCTACCttttgccaataatttggcTGAATATTTGCTGACAATAAGTCATCTTTtctcatgttttcttttcagaaCGAATGACCTGCTTAAGGATAGCCAGAAGGAAGTGAAGTCACTACAAGATGAAATCAATACAACAAACCAAGAATGGAAAGAGAAACTGAGAAAACTGGAAGCCGAGAATGTTGCTGTAGTTGAAGAATTTGGAGGAAAGTTAGTGGAAGCCCAAAGAGAGATTTTGGAAAAGTCAACAGAATTAGAATCTGTGGAGAAAAAACGGGCAGAAGATGAAGCCAAGCTGAAGGAGGAACTTGTCAAAGCTAACGAGAAGATAGTCGCTACGGTTATGAGTCTAACGAAAGCTGAGAGCGATAAGGAGGAAAGCGAAGTATTTTGCAAGCGGTTGGAGAAAACCATCGCTGAATTTGACCAGGAATTGGGAAAACTTGAGTCAGGGAAATCAGAGGCAGTGAAGGAGAGAGAGGATATCATGGAAACTTTGGAGGGAATGCTGAACAAGATGGTCGCTAAGGATATGGAGATGTGTCGTTTAGAGCAAGCGAAAAACGACGATATTTCATCGATGGAGAAGGAATTGAAACAGTTGCAACAAAGGTCAGAGTCTCAATCTGTGAAGATTCACGAGCTGAAGCATCAACAACAGAAGCTAATGGAAACCATGACCTATGACCTGGAATGTGCTCAAGAGAGGCTAGCTTTAAAATCAGCCGATTTTCAAAAGTTAATGCAGGAGAAAGAGACAGAGTTGGAGGAATATAGCGAGCGTCTCCAGAAGCGGGAAGCGGAAATGCGTGAGAAAACGGAAACATTTGAGAAACGGATCAGTGTGCAAGGAGACTTGATGGAAGATTTGGAAAACCAAACGGAGCAACTACAGCTGAAATGGCTCGCACAAGAAGAAGAACTAAAACGTCAGTTACGGGAAAAGCAGGACGAGCTGATGGAATTGAGAACTTCACTGGAGGCGGAAGTAGAAAACTTTAACAAGGAGAAAGTGAATTATGAGCGGCTGATTGAGGAGAAGGCCGAAGCCTTGAAGGCAAAGGAACTTGATTTGATGAGTACCAAGGAAGAGTTGACGTTGCAGGCAGCAGAGGTGCAGATTATGAAGGCCACCAAATTCCAAGAAATTCAAAACTTGATGTCTGAAATGGAAGCCTCCAAACAGATACTGACCAGCACCATTCAGGACTTGCAGGGCAAAAACGAAGCAAGGAAACAAGAACTAAAAAATGTCACCAAGGACTTTGAGAAAGCTTGCGAAGAGGTGTCTATACGAGATGCAGACATTCAGATACTGGAAGaggaaaaggagaaagaaaTCAAGGAGATTATGGAAAAACTGAACACAGAGACGCAGCTGGCCAGAAAACAAGGAATGGAATACGAGGAGGCTTGCAACAAGAAGGATGAAAAGATTCTAGCCATGGCACTGGAGATTGAAGAGTCTAAGAGACAAATGGAAACGTTTGAGCTTGAGATGAATCTAAGTCAACAAGAAAAGGAAGCTGAACTTGAGCAAGCA contains the following coding sequences:
- the LOC139980286 gene encoding uncharacterized protein isoform X2, producing MELQASHRKNESLDSKTVDMEKKLAALEFDVEEKKKKLTLLEGEREEFLLSLDASDDLLGKEATVVEYLRRQVKNLTDEIAASKTLLKNAQLELQELEGRIEENEVTSTNTLRILTSKYEDLEASQRESDQKRSSQICSLEGQVSAYQSEVKQINEECCHLTAQNRDLIDSVNKREDKITSLEAMNQQEKIRRQGTEEKLESTNRELENLTVELKVLEDQLELEDKVKSDLEDNAETLKSTLAAKQAKIEEVEKERGEFQKMFEEQEEEKSSLEKEISRLEDELDEALRHAAETGTELLNLKEGITRLEELNRGLEMQVEEFSLTNDLLKDSQKEVKSLQDEINTTNQEWKEKLRKLEAENVAVVEEFGGKLVEAQREILEKSTELESVEKKRAEDEAKLKEELVKANEKIVATVMSLTKAESDKEESEVFCKRLEKTIAEFDQELGKLESGKSEAVKEREDIMETLEGMLNKMVAKDMEMCRLEQAKNDDISSMEKELKQLQQRSESQSVKIHELKHQQQKLMETMTYDLECAQERLALKSADFQKLMQEKETELEEYSERLQKREAEMREKTETFEKRISVQGDLMEDLENQTEQLQLKWLAQEEELKRQLREKQDELMELRTSLEAEVENFNKEKVNYERLIEEKAEALKAKELDLMSTKEELTLQAAEVQIMKATKFQEIQNLMSEMEASKQILTSTIQDLQGKNEARKQELKNVTKDFEKACEEVSIRDADIQILEEEKEKEIKEIMEKLNTETQLARKQGMEYEEACNKKDEKILAMALEIEESKRQMETFELEMNLSQQEKEAELEQANVKTTLLRKELASQASQMTALERENEHKLTDLTKELEKANSNISNLKKELRLQKSKFGFVEEGKDREIEKLEKRFKIATQEAKDWKTKLDSVERVTEGKISKLEREIRITREETKKTEREMERLKDETSRNETAIREKLATAEKKVIVQGREIKRLQEERNDITQSMKEEYEIKVEKMMEELKQSQGDKKWKTLYEELLAKVEPFQEQLDQYEGEKLCLLQQHSSTENDLRALSERYTKLLGHQNNRQKIHHVKKLNDENLALKKEVAKLREENVKKTRTIRTLKDKVEKTEGKRKFDTSKAFTQKENKTPLATVN